Proteins from one Triticum aestivum cultivar Chinese Spring chromosome 7A, IWGSC CS RefSeq v2.1, whole genome shotgun sequence genomic window:
- the LOC123150196 gene encoding eyes absent homolog yields MEEVDPASANSQASTGDAAADQPINVYVWDLDETLILLKSLLDGSFAGHFEGLKDHEKGTEIGKRWENIILELCDEHFFYEEIENYNQPYLSCLHEYDDGKDLTKYDFEADCFSSPFDDVNKRKLAYRHRAIGDKYAKGLQKILDHRMFKVWSDLYSSTDKYTDGWLSSAHKLLEEALGKSTAEPVVKSSSINCIVTSGSLVPSIAKCLLYRLDDVVSSDNVYSSWESGKLQCFKWIKERHGGPNVRFCAVGDGPEERSAASIMKWPFVKIEIRPDAPHRFPGLSLSTIHGIMDAVYQSSGKDG; encoded by the exons ATGGAGGAGGTTGACCCCGCCTCAGCTAATAGCCAAGCTTCGACTGGTGATGCTGCGGCAGATCAGCCTATCAACGTGTACGTGTGGGACTTGGATGAAACACTTATTCTGCTCAAGTCCCTGCTAGATGGGTCGTTTGCCGGGCATTTTGAGGGCCTCAAGGACCATGAAAAAGGTACTGAAATAGGCAAGCGCTGGGAGAACATCATTCTTGAACTCTGCGATGAGCACTTCTTCTATGAGGAG ATTGAGAACTACAATCAACCCTATCTCAGTTGTTTACATGAGTATGATGATGGGAAAGACTTGACAAAATATGATTTTGAGGCCGACTGCTTTAGTTCTCCTTTTGATGATGTGAATAAAAGGAAGCTTGCCTACAGGCATCGTGCTATTGGAGACAAGTATGCAAAG GGTTTGCAAAAAATTCTGGACCACCGCATGTTCAAAGTCTGGAGTGATTTGTATAGTTCAACAGACAAATATACTGATGGCTGGCTTTCTTCAG CTCATAAGTTGCTGGAAGAAGCGCTGGGTAAATCAACAGCTGAGCCTGTTGTCAAATCTTCAAGTATCAATTGCATAGTTACTTCAGGGTCCCTGGTTCCGAGCATTGCCAAATGTTTGCTGTATCGCCTGGACGATGTGGTCTCATCAGATAATG TTTACAGCTCGTGGGAATCGGGGAAGCTGCAGTGCTTCAAGTGGATCAAGGAACGCCATGGCGGCCCGAACGTCCGCTTCTGCGCGGTTGGAGACGGCCCCGAGGAGCGCAGCGCAGCTTCCATAATGAAATGGCCGTTCGTCAAGATCGAGATCCGCCCCGATGCTCCTCACAGGTTCCCCGGCCTGAGCCTGTCGACGATCCATGGCATCATGGACGCCGTGTACCAGTCATCGGGCAAAGACGGTTGA